From Doryrhamphus excisus isolate RoL2022-K1 chromosome 22, RoL_Dexc_1.0, whole genome shotgun sequence, one genomic window encodes:
- the sec24c gene encoding protein transport protein Sec24C isoform X2, giving the protein MNVNRHTPMASPYGQPQPGYGQPTFTHLDGGGYPSSYAPYNGPMSAYQPGAPPQGYSSFTTFPSKATAANPVSELSSPLDLGHGRAPPTSGSPPVSATQVYNQYGHHQGDMQNGPPPSTQAPSRPAAVSQSYSGPPTSFPQHYGPPHTMQHVTNQMGGMQISSGSSSPAVPGYAPPHSSQPPVSASFSTPPPSTYTQAPPPTSSPPTKQPPPPTQQPPPPSVPAAPLQYYGGPPPSQQLFNSSLPPTSQQQIAPPAPPSPSTQQPFPLCPYSGPPPTQAPSSSVSQPQQPFPPSQPAFSSAPPPVSQTSFASGQGSFPPREPLPSFSQPGSNPLPGPPPMSLPSGQYPGPMPPQQQHQHLPSQPPPFPAGPLPPRPQMPPTSMHQSNHLPPGPQGPPGPPGLMQHPPLQPGMPGGYPPQQNGAFGQARGPQPGYPGPYTGLQNYGASAPAPTPAPPGQKRLDPDSIPSPQASDMPAVQKSRHRIDPDAIPSPIQVIEDDKAKSTEPFSTGVRGQAPPLVTTNFQVKDQGSASPRFIRFTAYNMPCTADMAKQSQVPLAAVIKPLATLPPDETPPYLVDHGEGGPVRCNRCKAYMCPYMQFIEGGRRFQCGFCSCVTEVPPHYFQHLDHTGKRVDFYDRPELSLGSYEFQATVDYCKNNKLPQPPAFIFFIDVSYNAVKSGMVSIVCQELKTLLDHLPRQNPDADSVVRVGFVTYNKVLHFYNVKSSLAQPQMLVVSDVSDMFVPLLDGFLVNVNESRLVIESLLDHIPVMFADTRETETVFGPVIQAGLEALKAADCAGKLFVFHTSLPIAEAPGKLKNRDDKKLIGTDKEKSLFQPQVTSYNTLAKECVAQGCCVDLFLFPNQYVDVATLSVVPVSTGGSVYKYTYFEAQSDQERFLNDLRRDVQKPVGFDAVMRVRTSTGIRATDFFGSFFMSNTTDVELAGLDCDKTVTVEFKHDDKLSEETGALVQCAVLYTSCGGQRRLRIHNIAVNCCSQLADVYRNCETDTIINFLSKYAFRGVLNNSTKAVRDTLVNQCAQILGCYRKNCANPSSVGQLILPECMKLLPVYLNCVLKSDVLLPGADVSLDDRAYLRQLISCMDVAETHVFFYPRLLPLMKLESGSLPVAVRDSEERLSKGGVYLLETGLHLFLWVGANAQQELLLNIFGTSSFSQIDSTMTSLPVLDNPFSQRLREIVDSFRAQRSRYMKLMVVKQEDRSELIFRHFMVEDKSASGGASYVDFLCHMHKEIRQLLS; this is encoded by the exons ATGAATGTAAATCGGCACACTCCAATGGCCTCTCCTTACGGCCAGCCTCAGCCCGGCTATGGGCAGCCCACCTTTACCCATCTGGATGGAGGGGGATACCCATCATCATACGCACCTTACAATGGCCCCATGTCGGCCTACCAACCTGGagctccaccacaag GTTATTCATCTTTCACCACCTTTCCCTCTAAGGCTACGGCAGCCAACCCAGTCTCTGAGCTCTCCTCTCCTCTTGACCTAG gtCATGGCAGGGCTCCACCCACTTCTGGCTCCCCGCCAGTATCAGCTACTCAAGTGTACAACCAGTATGGTCACCATCAGGGGGACATGCAGAATGGACCCCCCCCATCGACGCAAGCGCCCTCCAG gcCTGCTGCGGTGTCTCAGTCCTACTCAGGGCCACCCACCTCCTTCCCTCAACACTACGGGCCCCCACACACAATGCAGCACGTCACCAATCAGATGGGTGGGATGCAGATTTCCTCTGGTTCCTCCAGCCCTGCTGTGCCTGGATATG CACCGCCACACAGTTCCCAGCCGCCAGTCAGCGCTTCCTTCTCAACACCTCCTCCCTCAACCTACACGCAAGCTCCGCCCCCCACGTCATCCCCTCCAACCAAGCAGCCACCACCGCCCACCCAGCAGCCACCCCCGCCCAGTGTGCCCGCCGCTCCTCTGCAATACTACGGaggcccccctccctcccagcAGCTATTTAATTCTTCTCTCCCTCCTACCTCTCAACAGCAGATTGCCCCCCCTGCGCCGCCTTCCCCCTCCACTCAACAGCCGTTTCCTCTTTGCCCCTATTCTGGTCCTCCGCCAACCCAAGCTCCCTCTTCATCAGTGTCGCAGCCTCAGCAGCCGTTTCCCCCCTCTCAGCCTGCATTCTCCTCAGCCCCTCCACCTGTCAGTCAGACCTCTTTTGCCTCTGGCCAGGGCTCTTTCCCTCCAAGAGagccccttccttccttctctcaACCTGGGTCAAATCCTCTGCCTGGCCCCCCTCCAATGTCACTGCCCTCTGGCCAGTACCCTGGCCCCATGCCGCCTCAACAGCAACATCAACACCTTCCCTCTCAGCCGCCACCCTTCCCCGCAGGTCCCCTTCCCCCCAGACCACAGATGCCCCCCACATCAATGCATCAGAGCAACCACTTACCTCCAGGACCACAGGGGCCACCAGGCCCTCCTGGACTGATGCAACATCCCCCACTTCAGCCTGGCATGCCAGGGGGGTACCCACCCCAACAGAATG GTGCATTTGGGCAGGCGAGAGGCCCTCAGCCTGGCTACCCGGGCCCCTATACTGGCCTGCAAAACTACGGCGCATCTGCACCAGCACCTACCCCTGCACCCCCCGGACAGAAAAGACTGGACCCAGACAGCATTCCTAGCCCG CAAGCGTCTGACATGCCGGCTGTGCAGAAATCAAGACATAGAATAGATCCAGACGCTATTCCCAGCCCA ATCCAAGTCATAGAGGACGACAAGGCCAAGAGTACAGAGCCTTTCAGCACTGGAGTTAGGGGACAAGCCCCACCGCTGGTCACCACCAACTTTCAAGTCAAAGACCAAG GGAGCGCCAGCCCCAGGTTCATCCGCTTTACGGCCTACAACATGCCGTGCACGGCCGACATGGCGAAGCAGTCTCAGGTGCCTCTGGCGGCTGTCATCAAGCCCCTTGCCACGCTGCCGCCAGATGAG aCACCCCCATACCTAGTGGACCACGGAGAAGGTGGTCCTGTCCGTTGCAACCGCTGCAAAGCCTACATGTGTCCATACATGCAATTCATCGAAGGGGGGCGTCGCTTCCAGTGTGGGTTTTGCTCCTGTGTCACAGAAG TTCCTCCGCATTATTTCCAGCATCTCGACCACACTGGGAAGAGAGTAGACTTCTATGACCGACCAGAGCTCTCGCTGGGCAGCTACGAGTTCCAGGCTACCGTCGACTACTGTAAA AACAACAAGCTTCCTCAGCCTCCGGCTTTCATCTTCTTTATCGACGTGTCCTACAACGCGGTGAAGAGCGGCATGGTCAGCATTGTCTGTCAAGAACTTAAGACGCTCCTGGACCACCTGCCCAG ACAGAACCCAGACGCGGACTCAGTGGTCCGAGTGGGCTTTGTCACTTACAACAAGGTCCTGCATTTCTACAACGTCAAGTCCAGCCTGGCACAGCCACAGATGCTGGTGGTGTCAGACGTGTCGGACATGTTCGTGCCACTGCTGGACGGCTTCCTTGTCAATGTCAACGAGAGCCGCCTGGTCATCGAAAG TTTGCTGGACCACATCCCGGTGATGTTTGCAGACACCAGAGAGACCGAGACAGTCTTTGGACCTGTTATACAGGCCGGGCTGGAGGCACTAAAG GCCGCAGACTGCGCAGGGAAGCTGTTTGTGTTCCACACCTCGTTGCCCATTGCTGAGGCTCCTGGTAAACTGAAGAACAGGGACGACAAGAAGCTGATTGGAACTGATAAGGAAAAG TCTCTGTTTCAGCCCCAAGTAACTTCCTACAACACACTGGCTAAGGAGTGCGTCGCTCAAGGCTGCTGCGTGGACCTCTTCCTCTTCCCCAACCAGTACGTGGACGTAGCCACATTAAGTGTGGTTCCTGTCTCCACTGGAGGCTCAGTGTACAAGTACACCTACTTCGAG GCTCAGTCGGACCAGGAGAGATTCCTCAACGACCTGAGACGAGACGTTCAAAAGCCTGTTGGCTTTGACGCCGTCATGAGGGTTCGAACCAGCACAG GTATTCGAGCGACGGACTTCTTCGGCTCCTTCTTCATGAGCAACACAACCGACGTGGAGCTGGCGGGACTGGACTGCGACAAGACGGTCACGGTGGAGTTCAAACACGACGACAAACTTAGTGAGGAGACCGGGGCGCTCGTCCAG TGCGCTGTCCTCTACACCAGCTGCGGTGGCCAAAGGCGCCTGCGCATCCACAACATAGCGGTGAACTGCTGCTCCCAGCTGGCCGACGTCTACCGCAACTGTGAGACAGACACCATCATCAACTTCCTCTCCAAATATG CTTTCCGTGGTGTCCTGAACAACTCCACCAAGGCGGTGAGGGACACTCTGGTCAACCAGTGTGCTCAGATTCTGGGCTGCTATCGCAAGAACTGTGCAAATCCCTCATCAGTTGGTCAG TTGATCCTCCCCGAGTGCATGAAGCTTCTGCCAGTCTACCTGAACTGCGTGCTAAAAAGTGACGTGCTGCTGCCTGGCGCTGATGTGTCGCTGGATGACCGAGCATACCTGCGACAGCTCATTAGCTGCATGGATGTGGCCGAGACCCATGTCTTTTTCTACCCTCGCTTGCTGCCACTG ATGAAGCTGGAAAGTGGCTCTTTGCCGGTGGCGGTGAGAGACTCTGAGGAGAGGCTGTCCAAAGGCGGCGTTTACCTGCTGGAGACGGGCCTACATCTCTTCCTGTGGGTGGGAGCCAACGCTCAACAAGAGCTGCTGCTCAACATCTTTGGAACGTCCAGCTTCAGCCAGATCGACTCCACCATG ACAAGTCTGCCGGTGTTGGACAACCCATTTTCACAAAGACTCAGAGAAATTGTGGACTCCTTCAGAGCACAGCGGTCGCGATACATGAAG CTAATGGTGGTAAAGCAGGAGGACCGCTCGGAGCTCATCTTCAGGCACTTTATGGTGGAGGACAAGAGCGCCAGCGGGGGAGCGTCCTACGTGGACTTCCTGTGTCATATGCACAAGGAGATCCGCCAGCTCCTCAGCTAG
- the sec24c gene encoding protein transport protein Sec24C isoform X5: MNVNRHTPMASPYGQPQPGYGQPTFTHLDGGGYPSSYAPYNGPMSAYQPGAPPQGHGRAPPTSGSPPVSATQVYNQYGHHQGDMQNGPPPSTQAPSRPAAVSQSYSGPPTSFPQHYGPPHTMQHVTNQMGGMQISSGSSSPAVPGYAPPHSSQPPVSASFSTPPPSTYTQAPPPTSSPPTKQPPPPTQQPPPPSVPAAPLQYYGGPPPSQQLFNSSLPPTSQQQIAPPAPPSPSTQQPFPLCPYSGPPPTQAPSSSVSQPQQPFPPSQPAFSSAPPPVSQTSFASGQGSFPPREPLPSFSQPGSNPLPGPPPMSLPSGQYPGPMPPQQQHQHLPSQPPPFPAGPLPPRPQMPPTSMHQSNHLPPGPQGPPGPPGLMQHPPLQPGMPGGYPPQQNGAFGQARGPQPGYPGPYTGLQNYGASAPAPTPAPPGQKRLDPDSIPSPIQVIEDDKAKSTEPFSTGVRGQAPPLVTTNFQVKDQGSASPRFIRFTAYNMPCTADMAKQSQVPLAAVIKPLATLPPDETPPYLVDHGEGGPVRCNRCKAYMCPYMQFIEGGRRFQCGFCSCVTEVPPHYFQHLDHTGKRVDFYDRPELSLGSYEFQATVDYCKNNKLPQPPAFIFFIDVSYNAVKSGMVSIVCQELKTLLDHLPRQNPDADSVVRVGFVTYNKVLHFYNVKSSLAQPQMLVVSDVSDMFVPLLDGFLVNVNESRLVIESLLDHIPVMFADTRETETVFGPVIQAGLEALKAADCAGKLFVFHTSLPIAEAPGKLKNRDDKKLIGTDKEKSLFQPQVTSYNTLAKECVAQGCCVDLFLFPNQYVDVATLSVVPVSTGGSVYKYTYFEAQSDQERFLNDLRRDVQKPVGFDAVMRVRTSTGIRATDFFGSFFMSNTTDVELAGLDCDKTVTVEFKHDDKLSEETGALVQCAVLYTSCGGQRRLRIHNIAVNCCSQLADVYRNCETDTIINFLSKYAFRGVLNNSTKAVRDTLVNQCAQILGCYRKNCANPSSVGQLILPECMKLLPVYLNCVLKSDVLLPGADVSLDDRAYLRQLISCMDVAETHVFFYPRLLPLMKLESGSLPVAVRDSEERLSKGGVYLLETGLHLFLWVGANAQQELLLNIFGTSSFSQIDSTMTSLPVLDNPFSQRLREIVDSFRAQRSRYMKLMVVKQEDRSELIFRHFMVEDKSASGGASYVDFLCHMHKEIRQLLS; the protein is encoded by the exons ATGAATGTAAATCGGCACACTCCAATGGCCTCTCCTTACGGCCAGCCTCAGCCCGGCTATGGGCAGCCCACCTTTACCCATCTGGATGGAGGGGGATACCCATCATCATACGCACCTTACAATGGCCCCATGTCGGCCTACCAACCTGGagctccaccacaag gtCATGGCAGGGCTCCACCCACTTCTGGCTCCCCGCCAGTATCAGCTACTCAAGTGTACAACCAGTATGGTCACCATCAGGGGGACATGCAGAATGGACCCCCCCCATCGACGCAAGCGCCCTCCAG gcCTGCTGCGGTGTCTCAGTCCTACTCAGGGCCACCCACCTCCTTCCCTCAACACTACGGGCCCCCACACACAATGCAGCACGTCACCAATCAGATGGGTGGGATGCAGATTTCCTCTGGTTCCTCCAGCCCTGCTGTGCCTGGATATG CACCGCCACACAGTTCCCAGCCGCCAGTCAGCGCTTCCTTCTCAACACCTCCTCCCTCAACCTACACGCAAGCTCCGCCCCCCACGTCATCCCCTCCAACCAAGCAGCCACCACCGCCCACCCAGCAGCCACCCCCGCCCAGTGTGCCCGCCGCTCCTCTGCAATACTACGGaggcccccctccctcccagcAGCTATTTAATTCTTCTCTCCCTCCTACCTCTCAACAGCAGATTGCCCCCCCTGCGCCGCCTTCCCCCTCCACTCAACAGCCGTTTCCTCTTTGCCCCTATTCTGGTCCTCCGCCAACCCAAGCTCCCTCTTCATCAGTGTCGCAGCCTCAGCAGCCGTTTCCCCCCTCTCAGCCTGCATTCTCCTCAGCCCCTCCACCTGTCAGTCAGACCTCTTTTGCCTCTGGCCAGGGCTCTTTCCCTCCAAGAGagccccttccttccttctctcaACCTGGGTCAAATCCTCTGCCTGGCCCCCCTCCAATGTCACTGCCCTCTGGCCAGTACCCTGGCCCCATGCCGCCTCAACAGCAACATCAACACCTTCCCTCTCAGCCGCCACCCTTCCCCGCAGGTCCCCTTCCCCCCAGACCACAGATGCCCCCCACATCAATGCATCAGAGCAACCACTTACCTCCAGGACCACAGGGGCCACCAGGCCCTCCTGGACTGATGCAACATCCCCCACTTCAGCCTGGCATGCCAGGGGGGTACCCACCCCAACAGAATG GTGCATTTGGGCAGGCGAGAGGCCCTCAGCCTGGCTACCCGGGCCCCTATACTGGCCTGCAAAACTACGGCGCATCTGCACCAGCACCTACCCCTGCACCCCCCGGACAGAAAAGACTGGACCCAGACAGCATTCCTAGCCCG ATCCAAGTCATAGAGGACGACAAGGCCAAGAGTACAGAGCCTTTCAGCACTGGAGTTAGGGGACAAGCCCCACCGCTGGTCACCACCAACTTTCAAGTCAAAGACCAAG GGAGCGCCAGCCCCAGGTTCATCCGCTTTACGGCCTACAACATGCCGTGCACGGCCGACATGGCGAAGCAGTCTCAGGTGCCTCTGGCGGCTGTCATCAAGCCCCTTGCCACGCTGCCGCCAGATGAG aCACCCCCATACCTAGTGGACCACGGAGAAGGTGGTCCTGTCCGTTGCAACCGCTGCAAAGCCTACATGTGTCCATACATGCAATTCATCGAAGGGGGGCGTCGCTTCCAGTGTGGGTTTTGCTCCTGTGTCACAGAAG TTCCTCCGCATTATTTCCAGCATCTCGACCACACTGGGAAGAGAGTAGACTTCTATGACCGACCAGAGCTCTCGCTGGGCAGCTACGAGTTCCAGGCTACCGTCGACTACTGTAAA AACAACAAGCTTCCTCAGCCTCCGGCTTTCATCTTCTTTATCGACGTGTCCTACAACGCGGTGAAGAGCGGCATGGTCAGCATTGTCTGTCAAGAACTTAAGACGCTCCTGGACCACCTGCCCAG ACAGAACCCAGACGCGGACTCAGTGGTCCGAGTGGGCTTTGTCACTTACAACAAGGTCCTGCATTTCTACAACGTCAAGTCCAGCCTGGCACAGCCACAGATGCTGGTGGTGTCAGACGTGTCGGACATGTTCGTGCCACTGCTGGACGGCTTCCTTGTCAATGTCAACGAGAGCCGCCTGGTCATCGAAAG TTTGCTGGACCACATCCCGGTGATGTTTGCAGACACCAGAGAGACCGAGACAGTCTTTGGACCTGTTATACAGGCCGGGCTGGAGGCACTAAAG GCCGCAGACTGCGCAGGGAAGCTGTTTGTGTTCCACACCTCGTTGCCCATTGCTGAGGCTCCTGGTAAACTGAAGAACAGGGACGACAAGAAGCTGATTGGAACTGATAAGGAAAAG TCTCTGTTTCAGCCCCAAGTAACTTCCTACAACACACTGGCTAAGGAGTGCGTCGCTCAAGGCTGCTGCGTGGACCTCTTCCTCTTCCCCAACCAGTACGTGGACGTAGCCACATTAAGTGTGGTTCCTGTCTCCACTGGAGGCTCAGTGTACAAGTACACCTACTTCGAG GCTCAGTCGGACCAGGAGAGATTCCTCAACGACCTGAGACGAGACGTTCAAAAGCCTGTTGGCTTTGACGCCGTCATGAGGGTTCGAACCAGCACAG GTATTCGAGCGACGGACTTCTTCGGCTCCTTCTTCATGAGCAACACAACCGACGTGGAGCTGGCGGGACTGGACTGCGACAAGACGGTCACGGTGGAGTTCAAACACGACGACAAACTTAGTGAGGAGACCGGGGCGCTCGTCCAG TGCGCTGTCCTCTACACCAGCTGCGGTGGCCAAAGGCGCCTGCGCATCCACAACATAGCGGTGAACTGCTGCTCCCAGCTGGCCGACGTCTACCGCAACTGTGAGACAGACACCATCATCAACTTCCTCTCCAAATATG CTTTCCGTGGTGTCCTGAACAACTCCACCAAGGCGGTGAGGGACACTCTGGTCAACCAGTGTGCTCAGATTCTGGGCTGCTATCGCAAGAACTGTGCAAATCCCTCATCAGTTGGTCAG TTGATCCTCCCCGAGTGCATGAAGCTTCTGCCAGTCTACCTGAACTGCGTGCTAAAAAGTGACGTGCTGCTGCCTGGCGCTGATGTGTCGCTGGATGACCGAGCATACCTGCGACAGCTCATTAGCTGCATGGATGTGGCCGAGACCCATGTCTTTTTCTACCCTCGCTTGCTGCCACTG ATGAAGCTGGAAAGTGGCTCTTTGCCGGTGGCGGTGAGAGACTCTGAGGAGAGGCTGTCCAAAGGCGGCGTTTACCTGCTGGAGACGGGCCTACATCTCTTCCTGTGGGTGGGAGCCAACGCTCAACAAGAGCTGCTGCTCAACATCTTTGGAACGTCCAGCTTCAGCCAGATCGACTCCACCATG ACAAGTCTGCCGGTGTTGGACAACCCATTTTCACAAAGACTCAGAGAAATTGTGGACTCCTTCAGAGCACAGCGGTCGCGATACATGAAG CTAATGGTGGTAAAGCAGGAGGACCGCTCGGAGCTCATCTTCAGGCACTTTATGGTGGAGGACAAGAGCGCCAGCGGGGGAGCGTCCTACGTGGACTTCCTGTGTCATATGCACAAGGAGATCCGCCAGCTCCTCAGCTAG
- the sec24c gene encoding protein transport protein Sec24C isoform X4: protein MNVNRHTPMASPYGQPQPGYGQPTFTHLDGGGYPSSYAPYNGPMSAYQPGAPPQGYSSFTTFPSKATAANPVSELSSPLDLGHGRAPPTSGSPPVSATQVYNQYGHHQGDMQNGPPPSTQAPSRPAAVSQSYSGPPTSFPQHYGPPHTMQHVTNQMGGMQISSGSSSPAVPGYAPPHSSQPPVSASFSTPPPSTYTQAPPPTSSPPTKQPPPPTQQPPPPSVPAAPLQYYGGPPPSQQLFNSSLPPTSQQQIAPPAPPSPSTQQPFPLCPYSGPPPTQAPSSSVSQPQQPFPPSQPAFSSAPPPVSQTSFASGQGSFPPREPLPSFSQPGSNPLPGPPPMSLPSGQYPGPMPPQQQHQHLPSQPPPFPAGPLPPRPQMPPTSMHQSNHLPPGPQGPPGPPGLMQHPPLQPGMPGGYPPQQNGAFGQARGPQPGYPGPYTGLQNYGASAPAPTPAPPGQKRLDPDSIPSPIQVIEDDKAKSTEPFSTGVRGQAPPLVTTNFQVKDQGSASPRFIRFTAYNMPCTADMAKQSQVPLAAVIKPLATLPPDETPPYLVDHGEGGPVRCNRCKAYMCPYMQFIEGGRRFQCGFCSCVTEVPPHYFQHLDHTGKRVDFYDRPELSLGSYEFQATVDYCKNNKLPQPPAFIFFIDVSYNAVKSGMVSIVCQELKTLLDHLPRQNPDADSVVRVGFVTYNKVLHFYNVKSSLAQPQMLVVSDVSDMFVPLLDGFLVNVNESRLVIESLLDHIPVMFADTRETETVFGPVIQAGLEALKAADCAGKLFVFHTSLPIAEAPGKLKNRDDKKLIGTDKEKSLFQPQVTSYNTLAKECVAQGCCVDLFLFPNQYVDVATLSVVPVSTGGSVYKYTYFEAQSDQERFLNDLRRDVQKPVGFDAVMRVRTSTGIRATDFFGSFFMSNTTDVELAGLDCDKTVTVEFKHDDKLSEETGALVQCAVLYTSCGGQRRLRIHNIAVNCCSQLADVYRNCETDTIINFLSKYAFRGVLNNSTKAVRDTLVNQCAQILGCYRKNCANPSSVGQLILPECMKLLPVYLNCVLKSDVLLPGADVSLDDRAYLRQLISCMDVAETHVFFYPRLLPLMKLESGSLPVAVRDSEERLSKGGVYLLETGLHLFLWVGANAQQELLLNIFGTSSFSQIDSTMTSLPVLDNPFSQRLREIVDSFRAQRSRYMKLMVVKQEDRSELIFRHFMVEDKSASGGASYVDFLCHMHKEIRQLLS from the exons ATGAATGTAAATCGGCACACTCCAATGGCCTCTCCTTACGGCCAGCCTCAGCCCGGCTATGGGCAGCCCACCTTTACCCATCTGGATGGAGGGGGATACCCATCATCATACGCACCTTACAATGGCCCCATGTCGGCCTACCAACCTGGagctccaccacaag GTTATTCATCTTTCACCACCTTTCCCTCTAAGGCTACGGCAGCCAACCCAGTCTCTGAGCTCTCCTCTCCTCTTGACCTAG gtCATGGCAGGGCTCCACCCACTTCTGGCTCCCCGCCAGTATCAGCTACTCAAGTGTACAACCAGTATGGTCACCATCAGGGGGACATGCAGAATGGACCCCCCCCATCGACGCAAGCGCCCTCCAG gcCTGCTGCGGTGTCTCAGTCCTACTCAGGGCCACCCACCTCCTTCCCTCAACACTACGGGCCCCCACACACAATGCAGCACGTCACCAATCAGATGGGTGGGATGCAGATTTCCTCTGGTTCCTCCAGCCCTGCTGTGCCTGGATATG CACCGCCACACAGTTCCCAGCCGCCAGTCAGCGCTTCCTTCTCAACACCTCCTCCCTCAACCTACACGCAAGCTCCGCCCCCCACGTCATCCCCTCCAACCAAGCAGCCACCACCGCCCACCCAGCAGCCACCCCCGCCCAGTGTGCCCGCCGCTCCTCTGCAATACTACGGaggcccccctccctcccagcAGCTATTTAATTCTTCTCTCCCTCCTACCTCTCAACAGCAGATTGCCCCCCCTGCGCCGCCTTCCCCCTCCACTCAACAGCCGTTTCCTCTTTGCCCCTATTCTGGTCCTCCGCCAACCCAAGCTCCCTCTTCATCAGTGTCGCAGCCTCAGCAGCCGTTTCCCCCCTCTCAGCCTGCATTCTCCTCAGCCCCTCCACCTGTCAGTCAGACCTCTTTTGCCTCTGGCCAGGGCTCTTTCCCTCCAAGAGagccccttccttccttctctcaACCTGGGTCAAATCCTCTGCCTGGCCCCCCTCCAATGTCACTGCCCTCTGGCCAGTACCCTGGCCCCATGCCGCCTCAACAGCAACATCAACACCTTCCCTCTCAGCCGCCACCCTTCCCCGCAGGTCCCCTTCCCCCCAGACCACAGATGCCCCCCACATCAATGCATCAGAGCAACCACTTACCTCCAGGACCACAGGGGCCACCAGGCCCTCCTGGACTGATGCAACATCCCCCACTTCAGCCTGGCATGCCAGGGGGGTACCCACCCCAACAGAATG GTGCATTTGGGCAGGCGAGAGGCCCTCAGCCTGGCTACCCGGGCCCCTATACTGGCCTGCAAAACTACGGCGCATCTGCACCAGCACCTACCCCTGCACCCCCCGGACAGAAAAGACTGGACCCAGACAGCATTCCTAGCCCG ATCCAAGTCATAGAGGACGACAAGGCCAAGAGTACAGAGCCTTTCAGCACTGGAGTTAGGGGACAAGCCCCACCGCTGGTCACCACCAACTTTCAAGTCAAAGACCAAG GGAGCGCCAGCCCCAGGTTCATCCGCTTTACGGCCTACAACATGCCGTGCACGGCCGACATGGCGAAGCAGTCTCAGGTGCCTCTGGCGGCTGTCATCAAGCCCCTTGCCACGCTGCCGCCAGATGAG aCACCCCCATACCTAGTGGACCACGGAGAAGGTGGTCCTGTCCGTTGCAACCGCTGCAAAGCCTACATGTGTCCATACATGCAATTCATCGAAGGGGGGCGTCGCTTCCAGTGTGGGTTTTGCTCCTGTGTCACAGAAG TTCCTCCGCATTATTTCCAGCATCTCGACCACACTGGGAAGAGAGTAGACTTCTATGACCGACCAGAGCTCTCGCTGGGCAGCTACGAGTTCCAGGCTACCGTCGACTACTGTAAA AACAACAAGCTTCCTCAGCCTCCGGCTTTCATCTTCTTTATCGACGTGTCCTACAACGCGGTGAAGAGCGGCATGGTCAGCATTGTCTGTCAAGAACTTAAGACGCTCCTGGACCACCTGCCCAG ACAGAACCCAGACGCGGACTCAGTGGTCCGAGTGGGCTTTGTCACTTACAACAAGGTCCTGCATTTCTACAACGTCAAGTCCAGCCTGGCACAGCCACAGATGCTGGTGGTGTCAGACGTGTCGGACATGTTCGTGCCACTGCTGGACGGCTTCCTTGTCAATGTCAACGAGAGCCGCCTGGTCATCGAAAG TTTGCTGGACCACATCCCGGTGATGTTTGCAGACACCAGAGAGACCGAGACAGTCTTTGGACCTGTTATACAGGCCGGGCTGGAGGCACTAAAG GCCGCAGACTGCGCAGGGAAGCTGTTTGTGTTCCACACCTCGTTGCCCATTGCTGAGGCTCCTGGTAAACTGAAGAACAGGGACGACAAGAAGCTGATTGGAACTGATAAGGAAAAG TCTCTGTTTCAGCCCCAAGTAACTTCCTACAACACACTGGCTAAGGAGTGCGTCGCTCAAGGCTGCTGCGTGGACCTCTTCCTCTTCCCCAACCAGTACGTGGACGTAGCCACATTAAGTGTGGTTCCTGTCTCCACTGGAGGCTCAGTGTACAAGTACACCTACTTCGAG GCTCAGTCGGACCAGGAGAGATTCCTCAACGACCTGAGACGAGACGTTCAAAAGCCTGTTGGCTTTGACGCCGTCATGAGGGTTCGAACCAGCACAG GTATTCGAGCGACGGACTTCTTCGGCTCCTTCTTCATGAGCAACACAACCGACGTGGAGCTGGCGGGACTGGACTGCGACAAGACGGTCACGGTGGAGTTCAAACACGACGACAAACTTAGTGAGGAGACCGGGGCGCTCGTCCAG TGCGCTGTCCTCTACACCAGCTGCGGTGGCCAAAGGCGCCTGCGCATCCACAACATAGCGGTGAACTGCTGCTCCCAGCTGGCCGACGTCTACCGCAACTGTGAGACAGACACCATCATCAACTTCCTCTCCAAATATG CTTTCCGTGGTGTCCTGAACAACTCCACCAAGGCGGTGAGGGACACTCTGGTCAACCAGTGTGCTCAGATTCTGGGCTGCTATCGCAAGAACTGTGCAAATCCCTCATCAGTTGGTCAG TTGATCCTCCCCGAGTGCATGAAGCTTCTGCCAGTCTACCTGAACTGCGTGCTAAAAAGTGACGTGCTGCTGCCTGGCGCTGATGTGTCGCTGGATGACCGAGCATACCTGCGACAGCTCATTAGCTGCATGGATGTGGCCGAGACCCATGTCTTTTTCTACCCTCGCTTGCTGCCACTG ATGAAGCTGGAAAGTGGCTCTTTGCCGGTGGCGGTGAGAGACTCTGAGGAGAGGCTGTCCAAAGGCGGCGTTTACCTGCTGGAGACGGGCCTACATCTCTTCCTGTGGGTGGGAGCCAACGCTCAACAAGAGCTGCTGCTCAACATCTTTGGAACGTCCAGCTTCAGCCAGATCGACTCCACCATG ACAAGTCTGCCGGTGTTGGACAACCCATTTTCACAAAGACTCAGAGAAATTGTGGACTCCTTCAGAGCACAGCGGTCGCGATACATGAAG CTAATGGTGGTAAAGCAGGAGGACCGCTCGGAGCTCATCTTCAGGCACTTTATGGTGGAGGACAAGAGCGCCAGCGGGGGAGCGTCCTACGTGGACTTCCTGTGTCATATGCACAAGGAGATCCGCCAGCTCCTCAGCTAG